The window AGCGCAGCAGCATGGCGATAGTTTGGCCAAAGCAGTGGCCACAGTGGTGAACGGAAAAATGAGGCCCATAGCTCCTTATATTCAAAGTTCATGGTTAACCACACAATTGGAGTTTCAGCCCCGTAGTGTTGATGACTATGAAAAGGATATCGAAACAGGCAGTGTATATGTTCAGCGGCGGGCGAAGCTGGTATTGGAAGCTTATAACAGGGGGTGGGATACAAAGCACTACACCTACCCAATACAAGCTATTAATTTTGGTAACAGTTTCTATATGATTGCTTTAGCTGGTGAAACAGTGGTTGATTACTCCCTGAAAATTAAGGAACAATTTAAAGGGAAAGACCTTTTTGTAGCAGGATACAGTAATGAAGTAATGTGCTATATCCCGTCAGAAAGGATACTGAAAGAGGGCGGTTACGAGGCAAATGATAACCTGATCTATTACGGCATGATGGGCCCTTTTAAAACGGGTATCGAGCGTAAAATTATGAATGGAACAATACAGGCTTTAAAAGCCGTTGGTGTTAGTCCGGCAGCATATAAAATCAAGCAATCGAATAATTTTAGATAATAATAAATAATTATAGATAATTATGTCATCACATTTATACAATCGGAGAAAGTTTATACAAACAGGGGCATTGGCTACCATGGGCGCCGGTCTGTCGATGAATGTTTTTGGAAAACAGCTGACCAGTTTATATGATACTTCGGCGGCCCCCGGTACTTCGGGCTACCTGGAAAGCGGTAGGGTAGGGATCATCGGGTTGGATACATCGCATGTGGTGGCGTTTGCAAAATCATTGAATGCACCCAACGTCAGGCCCGAACTTGCCGGCTTTAAAGTGGTGGCGGCTTTCCCCGAAGGCACTAAAGATATTGCCTACGGCCTAAGCAGAAAACCCCAGTTTATAGCCGAAATAAAAGGCATGGGGATTGAACTGGTGGATTCCATTGACGATCTTTTGAAGAAGGTAGATGTGGTGCTGTTGGAAAGCAACGACGGCCGTGTGCATTTAAAACAACTAATACCTGTTTTAAAGGCCGGTAAAAGAGTGTTTGTTGATAAACCCATATCAAACTCGCTGGAAGGCGGTATTGAGATATTTAAAGCGGCGAAGAAATATAATATCCCGGTTTTTTCGTCATCATCATTACGGTTTGCACCGCAAGTGCAGGCTTTGGCCAATGGCAAACTGGGTAAAGTATTAGGCGCCGATACCTATAGCCCGGCACACCTGGAAAAAACACACCCCGATCTTTTTTGGTACGGCATTCACGGGGTTGAGATATTGTATACGCTAATGGGTGCGGGCTGTAAAAGCGTAACCCGCACATCGGTTGCGGATACTGAGGTTGTGGTGGGTACCTGGGCCGATAACCGGGTAGGGGTGTTCCGCGGCCTAAGGTCGGGTAAACCTAATTACGGCGGCACCGCGTTTTGTGAAAATGGTATTGAAAGTATAGCGCCGTATGCCGGATATGAAGACCTGCTGATAGAAATTGTAAAATATTTCCGTACAGGCGAAGTCCCGGTAAAACCTGAAGTGACACTGGAAATGCTTGCCTTTATGGAAGCAGCCGACGTAAGCAAAAAGAATGGAGGCGTACCAACCGACCTCCAGATGATTAATGTTAAACTTTAAGTTTTGTTCTTTATATAATTGTTTAAGGTGAGGGAGGTACCGGGCGGTCCTCCCTCTTTTTTTGCACTTTGTAACGAAGATTGGTTTGTGGCAAACCGACTAAAACCATAACGTCAACTACAAGTATTATATTTTTTATTTACAGATAGTCTTAGCAAAGCAAAAAACTGGATTTTGCAATTTTATCTTGGTTAAAAATTGTAGAATTAAATAATATAATTATCTTCGTGTACGTAAACGATAGCGTTTTTTCAGCTTAAATGATTACTTTTTACAAACCGGGATTATGTTTTCTGAACATTTAATGTAATGTCAAGATCCCCCGGCGTATTAATTACCTGCTGCACGCAATTTAACACAGCGCATACTAAATAACATATATGTCTACAGTACTAAAAGGTTTGCAGGCCGATAGCCTGAATATTAAAATTTTTGAAAGCAATGATGAAATGGGCAAGGCTGGTGCTGCACTGGTGGCCGAACAAATACGTTTATTACTAAAAACACAACCTTTTGTAAATATCATTTTTGCAGCCGCACCTTCTCAAAGCAGGTTTTTGGCAAGTTTAATTACGCACGATATAGCATGGTCTAAAATTAACGCGTTCCACATGGACGAATATATTGGCCTGCCCGCTGATGCGCCGGAATCGTTCGGCGCTTTTTTGAAAAACAGCTTGTTTGGCAAGGTTCCCTTCCATACGGTAAATTACCTGAACGGAAACGCGGACGATAAGGAGCAGGAATGTTTAAGATATACACAATTACTTGAAGCCAACCCAACCGATATAGTATGTATGGGTATTGGCGAGAACGGACACCTGGCATTCAATGATCCGCCCGTTGCCGATTTTAATGACCCCATGAAAGTAAAAGTTGTAGCGCTGGATGATGCGTGCCGCCAGCAACAGGTGAATGACGATTGTTTTGCAGATTTTGCCGATGTGCCTGAAAACGCACTTACACTAACCATACCTGCTTTAATGAGCGCCAAATATATTTATTGTTTTGTGCCGGGCGAACGAAAGGCTGAAGCGGTTAGCAATACCTTGAAACAGCAAATAATAGAAAAATATCCGTCAACCATATTAAGGGAACATCCAAATGCCATACTGTTTCTAGACAAATTAAGCAGCGCGATGATTTAAAAAACTGTGGCGATGATATCACAATTTAACAACATTGTAAAATGGAAAAATTTAAAAACTGGATCAGGACGTTAGGTCCCGGAATTATTACCGCGGCACTGGTTTTTGGCCCCAGTAAAATGACCATCGCCACTAAGCTTGGCGCGGCCTATGGGTTTGATATGTTGTGGTTGATTGTGGTCGCCATTTTTTTCATGGTTGTTTTTACGGCCATGGCCGCCCGTATTGGCACGGCAAAGCAGGAATCGCTGTTAAGCCTTATCAGCCAGAAATGGGGAAAAGTACCTGGCTTTTTGGTTGGGTTCGGCATTTTTTTAGTCACTGCTTGTTTCCAGGCGGGTAATTCAATCGGTATCGGCATAGCGCTTGGCGAACTAACCCACACGCCAACTACTCCATGGATCGTATTGTTTACCATCATTGGTATCAGCCTGTTGTTCTTCCAAAGTTTTTATAAGGTGCTTGAAAAGGTAATGATATCGCTTGTCACCCTTATGCTGGTGGCCTTTTTAACCACCATGTTTATTTTACAGCCCCATCCGGTTGCTATTGCCAAAGGGTTTATCCCTTCAGTACCAGCCGGTTCAAGCAAGCTCATTATTGCGTTTGTGGCCTCAACATTTTCTATAGTAGCCGCTTTTTACCAGGCTTATCTTATTCAATACAGGCTTAAGGCGGGCAAGGTAAAAAGTGGTTCAGGCTCGGGCAGTTTTACCGGGATATTAATATTGGGTATTATGGCTGCCATTATTGTTATCTGTGCTGCATCGGTACTGCATCCTATGGGTATTGCGGTTAAAAGCGCTTCGGATATGGCCAAATCTTTAGAACCATTATTTGGGAGGCATGCAGCCATACTGTTTTTAATGGGCTTGTTTGGCGGATCGTTTTCGGCCTTGTTGGGTAATGCTACAGTAGGTGGTACCCTGTTTGCCGATGCGCTTGGTTACGGTAAAGATCTGAATTCAAAATATGTTAAACTACTAATAGCTACGGTTATGGTAATTGGCTGTTTGGTGGCGGTTATATTTGGTAGCCTTCCGCTTGAACTGATCGTATTTACCCAAAGTGTAACCATATTCCTGGTGCCATTTATTGGCATAGCCATGTATTTAATTGCTAATGATAGCCAAATAATGGGGCCGCTGGTAAATAAAACCTGGCAAAAGGTATCCGGCGCTTTAGGTATCTTAATTATTGTAGCGCTGGCTATCACCAATATTTTTGAATTGATTTAAAAAGACCATTATATTAATTACAACCGTATGATGAATGTTTCATTGGAAGCCCTTGAACAGGAAATGCTTAAGCCTTCAGCAGCCTTAGTTAACGATATTGCCCAACTTGATGGCGATATTATTGTTTTAGGCGCCGGCGGTAAAATGGGGCCCGACCTTATTAAACTTGCCTTAAACGCTATAAACGCCGCGGGGGTAAAAAAGAAAGTAATAGGGGTATCCCGTTTTTCGGATACTGAACTGCTGAAGGAACTGACGGATGCAGGCATGGAAGCTATTTCGGGCGATCTGCTGGATGAGCGCTTCCTGGAAAGCCTGCCTGAGGTGCCTAATGTAATGTATATGGCCGGTACCAAATTCGGGACTACCGGGAATGAATCGTACACCTGGGCTATGAATGCATATTTACCCGGGCGCGTAGCGCAGAAATTCAGGCATTCGCGTATTGTTGCTTTTTCTACGGGGAATATCTATCCTTATTCACCCATCAGCTCGGGCGGTTGTTCTGAAGAGCAACTACCGGCACCAGTTGGGGAGTACGGCCAATCGTGCCTGGGGCGCGAACGCATGTTCGAGCATTTTTCTAAGCAGTATCAAACACCTGTACTTATTTATCGACTTAATTACGCTATCGATTTTAAATATGGCGTACTGCTGGAAATAGCCAAATCTGTTTTAGAAGAACGGCCTATTGACCTGGCCACGGCCAATGTAAACGTGATATGGCAGGGCGATGCTAACGAGGTTGCATTGCGCGCCTTCCAGCATTGCAGTTCTCCGCCAAAACTGCTTAACGTTACCGGGCCCGAAACCCTGTCGGTTGAATGGGTAGCTAAGGAATTTGGCCATCTGTTTAACAAAAAGCCAACATTTGTAAACCAGCCCCAGCACACAGCATTACTTAGCAATGCTGCGGAATGCAGCCGGTTATT of the Mucilaginibacter boryungensis genome contains:
- a CDS encoding Nramp family divalent metal transporter, translated to MEKFKNWIRTLGPGIITAALVFGPSKMTIATKLGAAYGFDMLWLIVVAIFFMVVFTAMAARIGTAKQESLLSLISQKWGKVPGFLVGFGIFLVTACFQAGNSIGIGIALGELTHTPTTPWIVLFTIIGISLLFFQSFYKVLEKVMISLVTLMLVAFLTTMFILQPHPVAIAKGFIPSVPAGSSKLIIAFVASTFSIVAAFYQAYLIQYRLKAGKVKSGSGSGSFTGILILGIMAAIIVICAASVLHPMGIAVKSASDMAKSLEPLFGRHAAILFLMGLFGGSFSALLGNATVGGTLFADALGYGKDLNSKYVKLLIATVMVIGCLVAVIFGSLPLELIVFTQSVTIFLVPFIGIAMYLIANDSQIMGPLVNKTWQKVSGALGILIIVALAITNIFELI
- a CDS encoding Gfo/Idh/MocA family protein → MSSHLYNRRKFIQTGALATMGAGLSMNVFGKQLTSLYDTSAAPGTSGYLESGRVGIIGLDTSHVVAFAKSLNAPNVRPELAGFKVVAAFPEGTKDIAYGLSRKPQFIAEIKGMGIELVDSIDDLLKKVDVVLLESNDGRVHLKQLIPVLKAGKRVFVDKPISNSLEGGIEIFKAAKKYNIPVFSSSSLRFAPQVQALANGKLGKVLGADTYSPAHLEKTHPDLFWYGIHGVEILYTLMGAGCKSVTRTSVADTEVVVGTWADNRVGVFRGLRSGKPNYGGTAFCENGIESIAPYAGYEDLLIEIVKYFRTGEVPVKPEVTLEMLAFMEAADVSKKNGGVPTDLQMINVKL
- a CDS encoding glucosamine-6-phosphate deaminase, which produces MSTVLKGLQADSLNIKIFESNDEMGKAGAALVAEQIRLLLKTQPFVNIIFAAAPSQSRFLASLITHDIAWSKINAFHMDEYIGLPADAPESFGAFLKNSLFGKVPFHTVNYLNGNADDKEQECLRYTQLLEANPTDIVCMGIGENGHLAFNDPPVADFNDPMKVKVVALDDACRQQQVNDDCFADFADVPENALTLTIPALMSAKYIYCFVPGERKAEAVSNTLKQQIIEKYPSTILREHPNAILFLDKLSSAMI
- a CDS encoding NAD-dependent epimerase/dehydratase family protein, producing MMNVSLEALEQEMLKPSAALVNDIAQLDGDIIVLGAGGKMGPDLIKLALNAINAAGVKKKVIGVSRFSDTELLKELTDAGMEAISGDLLDERFLESLPEVPNVMYMAGTKFGTTGNESYTWAMNAYLPGRVAQKFRHSRIVAFSTGNIYPYSPISSGGCSEEQLPAPVGEYGQSCLGRERMFEHFSKQYQTPVLIYRLNYAIDFKYGVLLEIAKSVLEERPIDLATANVNVIWQGDANEVALRAFQHCSSPPKLLNVTGPETLSVEWVAKEFGHLFNKKPTFVNQPQHTALLSNAAECSRLFGYPKTSVKQMIALLAHWLLNGGKVNKKPTHFQEREGKY